A DNA window from Pseudorasbora parva isolate DD20220531a chromosome 5, ASM2467924v1, whole genome shotgun sequence contains the following coding sequences:
- the asb1 gene encoding ankyrin repeat and SOCS box protein 1 isoform X1, whose translation MADGENVELPNTPGRNLREWLQEQFGDRPLEPSEDMRLHNAAHLGDLDTLRALLQEDIFKQRINEKLIWSCGLLPCTPLRIAAMMGHSNCVEFLISRGAGVDLVDVKGQTAMYMAVVNGHLDCVKILLKAGADPNGSRHHRSTPIYHAAQVGRVDILRELISFNADVDIDHRLEQRSMYGTRTLATLAACPLFISAAYHHYPCFQMLLNAGANPNYNYNGPVNREVLVRGRASCMLDAVLKLGCEPAFVRLLLDHGADPYLVSWDNLDPDTMVHLKANAEALRIFQEAKTLGFYPSGIWTYPYPKRQSSLQSFTLLSFATKVRKPEEFNAPVPHYNPEDHGQEASAMHLFTSAARNRQKVSFSQRLMWLCSSI comes from the exons ATGGCTGATGGTGAGAATGTTGAGCTCCCAAACACGCCTG GTCGTAACCTGAGGGAATGGCTCCAGGAGCAATTCGGCGACAGGCCTCTGGAACCGAGTGAGGACATGCGTCTACATAACGCTGCTCATTTGGGAGATCTAGACACTCTCAGGGCCCTACTACAAGAAGACATCTTCAAACA GCGAATTAATGAGAAGTTGATTTGGTCATGTGGTTTGCTGCCCTGCACGCCCCTGCGTATTGCTGCCATGATGGGTCACAGCAACTGTGTGGAGTTCCTGATCTCTCGGGGAGCTGGAGTGGACCTGGTGGATGTGAAGGGTCAGACTGCTATGTACATGGCTGTGGTTAATGGACACCTGGACTGTGTAAAGATTCTTCTGAAAGCCGGTGCTGATCCGAATGGCAGCAGGCATCACCGAAGCACACCTATATACCACGCAGCACAAGTGGGCCGAGTGGACATCCTAAGAGAGCTGATCAG TTTCAATGCTGATGTTGATATTGACCACCGGCTGGAACAGAGGTCTATGTATGGCACCCGCACTTTGGCAACTCTGGCAGCCTGTCCACTGTTCATCAGCGCTGCTTACCACCACTACCCCTGCTTCCAGATGCTTCTGAATGCCGGCGCCAACCCAAACTACAACTACAATGGCCCTGTGAACAGGGAAGTGCTGGTCAGGGGCCGGGCCTCCTGTATGCTGGATGCAGTTCTGAAACTCGGATGCGAACCAGCTTTTGTTCGCTTGTTGTTGGACCATGGTGCTGACCCATATCTAGTCTCTTGGGACAACCTCGATCCTGACACCATGGTTCACTTAAAGGCCAATGCTGAAGCCCTTCGAATCTTCCAGGAGGCCAAAA CTCTGGGATTCTATCCGTCAGGTATATGGACGTATCCGTATCCCAAGAGGCAATCATCTCTTCAGTCTTTTACACTCCTGTCATTTGCCACCAAAGTTAG GAAACCCGAGGAGTTTAATGCACCTGTGCCGCATTACAATCCGGAAGATCATGGGCAAGAAGCGTCTGCCATGCATCTCTTCACTTCAGCTGCCAGAAATCGTCAAAAGGTTTCTTTTTCACAACGATTGATGTGGCTCTGCTCCTCCATCTAG
- the asb1 gene encoding ankyrin repeat and SOCS box protein 1 isoform X2 produces MADGENVELPNTPGRNLREWLQEQFGDRPLEPSEDMRLHNAAHLGDLDTLRALLQEDIFKQRINEKLIWSCGLLPCTPLRIAAMMGHSNCVEFLISRGAGVDLVDVKGQTAMYMAVVNGHLDCVKILLKAGADPNGSRHHRSTPIYHAAQVGRVDILRELISFNADVDIDHRLEQRSMYGTRTLATLAACPLFISAAYHHYPCFQMLLNAGANPNYNYNGPVNREVLVRGRASCMLDAVLKLGCEPAFVRLLLDHGADPYLVSWDNLDPDTMVHLKANAEALRIFQEAKRNPRSLMHLCRITIRKIMGKKRLPCISSLQLPEIVKRFLFHND; encoded by the exons ATGGCTGATGGTGAGAATGTTGAGCTCCCAAACACGCCTG GTCGTAACCTGAGGGAATGGCTCCAGGAGCAATTCGGCGACAGGCCTCTGGAACCGAGTGAGGACATGCGTCTACATAACGCTGCTCATTTGGGAGATCTAGACACTCTCAGGGCCCTACTACAAGAAGACATCTTCAAACA GCGAATTAATGAGAAGTTGATTTGGTCATGTGGTTTGCTGCCCTGCACGCCCCTGCGTATTGCTGCCATGATGGGTCACAGCAACTGTGTGGAGTTCCTGATCTCTCGGGGAGCTGGAGTGGACCTGGTGGATGTGAAGGGTCAGACTGCTATGTACATGGCTGTGGTTAATGGACACCTGGACTGTGTAAAGATTCTTCTGAAAGCCGGTGCTGATCCGAATGGCAGCAGGCATCACCGAAGCACACCTATATACCACGCAGCACAAGTGGGCCGAGTGGACATCCTAAGAGAGCTGATCAG TTTCAATGCTGATGTTGATATTGACCACCGGCTGGAACAGAGGTCTATGTATGGCACCCGCACTTTGGCAACTCTGGCAGCCTGTCCACTGTTCATCAGCGCTGCTTACCACCACTACCCCTGCTTCCAGATGCTTCTGAATGCCGGCGCCAACCCAAACTACAACTACAATGGCCCTGTGAACAGGGAAGTGCTGGTCAGGGGCCGGGCCTCCTGTATGCTGGATGCAGTTCTGAAACTCGGATGCGAACCAGCTTTTGTTCGCTTGTTGTTGGACCATGGTGCTGACCCATATCTAGTCTCTTGGGACAACCTCGATCCTGACACCATGGTTCACTTAAAGGCCAATGCTGAAGCCCTTCGAATCTTCCAGGAGGCCAAAA GAAACCCGAGGAGTTTAATGCACCTGTGCCGCATTACAATCCGGAAGATCATGGGCAAGAAGCGTCTGCCATGCATCTCTTCACTTCAGCTGCCAGAAATCGTCAAAAGGTTTCTTTTTCACAACGATTGA
- the asb1 gene encoding ankyrin repeat and SOCS box protein 1 isoform X4, with translation MADGENVELPNTPGRNLREWLQEQFGDRPLEPSEDMRLHNAAHLGDLDTLRALLQEDIFKQRINEKLIWSCGLLPCTPLRIAAMMGHSNCVEFLISRGAGVDLVDVKGQTAMYMAVVNGHLDCVKILLKAGADPNGSRHHRSTPIYHAAQVGRVDILRELISFNADVDIDHRLEQRSMYGTRTLATLAACPLFISAAYHHYPCFQMLLNAGANPNYNYNGPVNREVLVRGRASCMLDAVLKLGCEPAFVRLLLDHGADPYLVSWDNLDPDTMVHLKANAEALRIFQEAKSRLETNFKTPNSIVVGEE, from the exons ATGGCTGATGGTGAGAATGTTGAGCTCCCAAACACGCCTG GTCGTAACCTGAGGGAATGGCTCCAGGAGCAATTCGGCGACAGGCCTCTGGAACCGAGTGAGGACATGCGTCTACATAACGCTGCTCATTTGGGAGATCTAGACACTCTCAGGGCCCTACTACAAGAAGACATCTTCAAACA GCGAATTAATGAGAAGTTGATTTGGTCATGTGGTTTGCTGCCCTGCACGCCCCTGCGTATTGCTGCCATGATGGGTCACAGCAACTGTGTGGAGTTCCTGATCTCTCGGGGAGCTGGAGTGGACCTGGTGGATGTGAAGGGTCAGACTGCTATGTACATGGCTGTGGTTAATGGACACCTGGACTGTGTAAAGATTCTTCTGAAAGCCGGTGCTGATCCGAATGGCAGCAGGCATCACCGAAGCACACCTATATACCACGCAGCACAAGTGGGCCGAGTGGACATCCTAAGAGAGCTGATCAG TTTCAATGCTGATGTTGATATTGACCACCGGCTGGAACAGAGGTCTATGTATGGCACCCGCACTTTGGCAACTCTGGCAGCCTGTCCACTGTTCATCAGCGCTGCTTACCACCACTACCCCTGCTTCCAGATGCTTCTGAATGCCGGCGCCAACCCAAACTACAACTACAATGGCCCTGTGAACAGGGAAGTGCTGGTCAGGGGCCGGGCCTCCTGTATGCTGGATGCAGTTCTGAAACTCGGATGCGAACCAGCTTTTGTTCGCTTGTTGTTGGACCATGGTGCTGACCCATATCTAGTCTCTTGGGACAACCTCGATCCTGACACCATGGTTCACTTAAAGGCCAATGCTGAAGCCCTTCGAATCTTCCAGGAGGCCAAAA GCCGCTTGGAAACAAATTTCAAGACTCCAAACTCCATTGTGGTGGGAGAAGAATGA
- the asb1 gene encoding ankyrin repeat and SOCS box protein 1 isoform X3: MAPGAIRRQASGTERINEKLIWSCGLLPCTPLRIAAMMGHSNCVEFLISRGAGVDLVDVKGQTAMYMAVVNGHLDCVKILLKAGADPNGSRHHRSTPIYHAAQVGRVDILRELISFNADVDIDHRLEQRSMYGTRTLATLAACPLFISAAYHHYPCFQMLLNAGANPNYNYNGPVNREVLVRGRASCMLDAVLKLGCEPAFVRLLLDHGADPYLVSWDNLDPDTMVHLKANAEALRIFQEAKTLGFYPSGIWTYPYPKRQSSLQSFTLLSFATKVRKPEEFNAPVPHYNPEDHGQEASAMHLFTSAARNRQKVSFSQRLMWLCSSI, encoded by the exons ATGGCTCCAGGAGCAATTCGGCGACAGGCCTCTGGAACCGA GCGAATTAATGAGAAGTTGATTTGGTCATGTGGTTTGCTGCCCTGCACGCCCCTGCGTATTGCTGCCATGATGGGTCACAGCAACTGTGTGGAGTTCCTGATCTCTCGGGGAGCTGGAGTGGACCTGGTGGATGTGAAGGGTCAGACTGCTATGTACATGGCTGTGGTTAATGGACACCTGGACTGTGTAAAGATTCTTCTGAAAGCCGGTGCTGATCCGAATGGCAGCAGGCATCACCGAAGCACACCTATATACCACGCAGCACAAGTGGGCCGAGTGGACATCCTAAGAGAGCTGATCAG TTTCAATGCTGATGTTGATATTGACCACCGGCTGGAACAGAGGTCTATGTATGGCACCCGCACTTTGGCAACTCTGGCAGCCTGTCCACTGTTCATCAGCGCTGCTTACCACCACTACCCCTGCTTCCAGATGCTTCTGAATGCCGGCGCCAACCCAAACTACAACTACAATGGCCCTGTGAACAGGGAAGTGCTGGTCAGGGGCCGGGCCTCCTGTATGCTGGATGCAGTTCTGAAACTCGGATGCGAACCAGCTTTTGTTCGCTTGTTGTTGGACCATGGTGCTGACCCATATCTAGTCTCTTGGGACAACCTCGATCCTGACACCATGGTTCACTTAAAGGCCAATGCTGAAGCCCTTCGAATCTTCCAGGAGGCCAAAA CTCTGGGATTCTATCCGTCAGGTATATGGACGTATCCGTATCCCAAGAGGCAATCATCTCTTCAGTCTTTTACACTCCTGTCATTTGCCACCAAAGTTAG GAAACCCGAGGAGTTTAATGCACCTGTGCCGCATTACAATCCGGAAGATCATGGGCAAGAAGCGTCTGCCATGCATCTCTTCACTTCAGCTGCCAGAAATCGTCAAAAGGTTTCTTTTTCACAACGATTGATGTGGCTCTGCTCCTCCATCTAG